A genomic segment from Dermatobacter hominis encodes:
- a CDS encoding RNA polymerase subunit sigma-70, translating into MGSPDETIAVRMDESVLDRARAGDDDAFELLVGPHRRELLVHCYRSLGSVQDAEDVLQEVMVAAWRALDRFDGRSLRAWLYRIATNRCLNHVRDASRRPRAAEIPAWAGVERADDPWWLEPFPDAWLEPASEGPEARYDDRESIGLSFVAGLQALPAQQRAALVLRDVLGFPAAEAAEILGSSVASVNSALVRARAGFRPGRTPDRIPLPRTPEAASLVDRFVHAFQQGDTAAVVDLLSDDVRLSMPPEPIQCDGTRAVVAYLRARGFWGPGLQVVPTAANGQPAFGYYLPDPASDRGRLHGLIVLTVSDRRVTTITRFGGVDIEARFVLPSSLPPSDDAGARRRE; encoded by the coding sequence GTGGGATCCCCTGACGAGACGATCGCGGTGCGCATGGACGAGTCGGTCCTCGATCGGGCGAGAGCCGGCGACGACGATGCGTTCGAGCTGCTCGTCGGGCCGCACCGCCGTGAGCTGCTGGTGCACTGCTACCGCTCGCTCGGATCGGTCCAGGACGCCGAGGACGTCCTGCAGGAGGTCATGGTCGCGGCGTGGCGCGCCCTCGACCGCTTCGACGGCCGCTCCCTCCGAGCGTGGCTGTACCGCATCGCCACCAACCGGTGCCTGAACCACGTGCGGGATGCGTCGCGCCGGCCGCGCGCCGCCGAGATCCCGGCCTGGGCCGGTGTCGAGCGTGCGGACGACCCATGGTGGCTCGAACCCTTCCCGGACGCGTGGCTGGAGCCGGCCAGCGAGGGTCCGGAGGCGCGCTACGACGACCGTGAGTCCATCGGGTTGTCGTTCGTCGCCGGCCTGCAGGCGCTCCCGGCGCAGCAACGCGCCGCCCTCGTGCTGCGTGACGTCCTCGGCTTCCCTGCTGCCGAGGCGGCCGAGATCCTCGGGTCGTCGGTCGCGTCGGTCAACAGCGCGCTCGTCCGGGCGCGAGCCGGGTTCCGGCCCGGGCGTACGCCCGATCGGATCCCGCTGCCCCGCACCCCCGAGGCGGCATCGCTCGTCGACCGCTTCGTCCACGCCTTCCAGCAGGGCGACACGGCAGCTGTCGTCGACCTCCTCAGCGACGACGTCCGGCTGTCGATGCCGCCGGAGCCGATCCAGTGCGACGGCACCCGGGCCGTCGTGGCGTACCTGCGTGCCCGGGGGTTCTGGGGTCCCGGGCTGCAGGTCGTGCCGACCGCAGCGAACGGCCAACCGGCGTTCGGCTACTACCTCCCCGACCCGGCGAGCGACCGGGGCCGCCTCCACGGGCTCATCGTCCTCACCGTGAGCGACCGCCGCGTCACGACGATCACCCGCTTCGGCGGCGTGGACATCGAGGCCCGGTTCGTCCTCCCGTCGTCGCTCCCACCGAGCGACGACGCTGGCGCCCGACGCCGCGAGTGA
- a CDS encoding SDR family oxidoreductase translates to MSDLPHGATAIVTGAGRGFGLGIAAALASSGAHVVGVGRDAAALDAARDGLGPSFTAVVGDVTDDSLAGRLIAEHRPQVVMLNAGAAPRAASIRDQTWESFSLNWQVDVRQTLSFVRAALSAPLAGGSTVISMSSGAALMGSPMSGGYAGAKATIRFISDYAGAESERLGLDVRFIALLPKLTHATELGSTFVDTYADYEQVDRLELRERVGPMLTVEQVGDAVLELLRDPAREPGGYALTAGGLGDRVGW, encoded by the coding sequence ATGTCCGACCTCCCACACGGAGCCACCGCCATCGTCACCGGAGCGGGCCGAGGCTTCGGACTCGGCATCGCGGCCGCATTGGCCTCGAGCGGCGCGCACGTCGTCGGCGTGGGGCGGGACGCAGCGGCGCTCGACGCGGCGCGGGACGGGCTCGGTCCGTCCTTCACCGCAGTGGTCGGCGACGTCACCGACGACTCCCTGGCGGGCCGCCTCATCGCCGAGCACCGCCCTCAGGTCGTCATGCTGAACGCCGGGGCGGCGCCGCGAGCGGCATCCATCCGGGACCAGACATGGGAGAGCTTCAGCCTGAACTGGCAGGTGGACGTCCGTCAGACGCTCTCGTTCGTCCGGGCCGCGCTCTCCGCACCACTCGCCGGCGGCTCGACCGTCATCTCCATGTCGAGCGGTGCCGCGCTGATGGGATCACCGATGAGCGGCGGCTATGCCGGCGCGAAGGCGACGATCCGCTTCATCAGCGACTACGCCGGCGCCGAATCCGAGCGACTCGGACTGGATGTCCGGTTCATCGCCCTGCTGCCCAAGCTCACCCACGCCACCGAGCTGGGGTCCACGTTCGTCGACACCTACGCCGACTACGAGCAGGTCGATCGCCTGGAGCTCCGCGAGCGGGTCGGGCCGATGCTGACCGTCGAGCAGGTCGGCGACGCCGTCCTCGAGCTGCTCCGCGATCCCGCCAGGGAGCCCGGAGGGTACGCACTCACCGCCGGCGGGCTCGGCGACCGCGTGGGGTGGTGA